The DNA segment ACGGGTCCGGGCCTGTGCTGTCCCACAACCTTCTTCAGGGCTTCCTCTGAGGGGCTTCCTGGTGGAAGCAACCAGCAGAGGTCACGGCTCCTCTTCTGTGCTACCCCCACACCAGCTTCTCAACACTATGAGCTCCTTACGACAACCAATTCGCTCAATTTCTGCAACTATATACTTAGCATTTGTTATGTGCTCTGAGGTCAGATCGTCCTCCTCGAATCCCTAAAATGCCAATCGTCGTAGCTGTTCTTGAAATGTCTGATAGATGAACATCTCCCAAGGGAGTCCTAACGGCTCACGTTTGTGGAATGCTGTGCCAGGCAGGGTCCTAATAGTGTTGCGTATTTTAACTCTTTCTGAAGCCTCACGAAAACTATGAAGTAGGTACTCTTGttgctcattttatagacaaggccACCAAGGCCAAGGAGTTAAGTGGCTTGCTCAAGGGCACACAGCTGCtaagcagagccaggattcaaaaccaGGCAGGCAGGCCTTCTGGGCAAGCGGCCTGAGGACAGGGACTATCACATTAGTAATTGCGGCTCAGTGCACAGAGTTCTCAGTAACAGCTGGCTGGCTCATGTGAGCGGGGAGCTGCGAAGGGCATGGCCAGTGTCCTACTTCAGTGCAAAAACCTTCCTGTCCAAAAACCTAGCCATCCCCAGCATGTTTTAAATGGTAGCCtgaagccccaggtggggctctatgctcagtgcagtctgcttgggattctttccctccctcaccctgtgcgctctctcattctctaaaaatagtaaaatctttaaatggtaGCCCGCACCAAGGAGCCGTAAGTAGGGGGCTGGCTTCATACCAGTCACCTGACCCACTTCACAGGGGAGTCCTGTGCTCTGCTGCTCCCTGGGCCGTTCAAACAGTTGACACGTAGTGGGGCCAGCGGCAACAGGCAGCGAACCCGATCTAGCCCTCTAAGTGGCTGTTGGCTCTAACAGGGGTTTGGAAAGGACTGAACTGTACATATAAACGAGCTACAGTGAATTACAGAGTTATCATATTAATTTTCTTAGGAATAAGAGACTCGTCGACTCCGTTAGCCAGCATTCTCACAGAGgatcaggaaaaaaggaagacagcaagTGGAATAGCCTGATCTTGGTatcggggcggggggtggggctaGAACCCCCAAGGATCTGGGGGAGCTAAGAAATCAACTCTTCAGGATTTATCTGCCAGAAGACTCTGCCCCATTCTGAGCAAAAGGTCATTTTGCCAAATAGCAAATTTGGAGtcttctgaaagttttaaaatgGTCTGTAGGCCCTAACACTACTCTGAGAACATTCTCTCTTGAAAGCTCACAACCATACAGCCTTGAAGCTTTCAAAAAGGTAGAATGTATTTTAGAATGAATCCCAGACCCAGCTGGACCCCTGCAGCACATCCTGGAGTCCCCGAAGGCCCCACGGTGGTCTTCAACACACAGACGGGGGGGGGAGGTGGCACGGCAGCTAAGTTGGTAATATGCGTCTTGTGCCCCGAGAGCACACACGGGACCCCTTttcctgctctgtccccagagcAGCTCTAGCCACCGCCCAGCCCTGTACAAACAAGACTCCCTTTCTTTTTGATTGGCACCAGAAGCTGTTAGGCATCCTAAGTGATCTCCCTGAAGGTACACAGAGACCAGAACCGAGTGAAAACTGTAGGGGAAGGAGTGCCGTAGCAGCAGGCGTATGAAAAATGAACCGAATGTGACACGTGCCACCACTCGCTTCGTCAAGTATTTTATAGACACTCGCTCCTGAGCTCTGGCCACCCAGAGACCTGCAAATCACTCCGCCCCTGGGTCTGCTGCCACTCTTCACCCTTCCCAGCGAGGCGAGAATGAGACTTTTTAAAGATGCTGAGAATTCTCAGACTGCGAGAAGGATGCGGAGCTGGCAGAAGGGAAAGCCACCAGGGCTCAGAGCCTAAGCACAGTCCCAAACAGAAGCAGCTACGTACCGTTTTGGTCTTCAGCACCacacactgaaaaggaaaaagaagaggccTGAATATGTGACAGTGAGCAAAGTCTGTAAGCAGCCTAACTTTCGCACTCGGACTGCTTCCCTGCTTGGGAACCAGGCGGTCCAAGAGCCCGGCCGGACGCCCGCCCTCCTCTCCCGTGCTGAGAGCTCACGCACAGCCCCTGCTGGCGTGTCTGGTCCGGCCTTAGGAAAAGGGATTCCACCAGTTCACATGAACAACACTGCACGGGCACGGTATCCTTTTCTATCGCTTCTGAAGCCCGCATTAAAGTCAGGAAGGAAGGACCCATCTGTTCCAGTCAGCCAAGGAGTCTGGATGAAGTGCCCACGTGGGGCCACGTCCTGTTCCCCAGGACCTCTCACAGCTCTATGGAGATTCTGGGGACAACCCCAAAAGGAAAAGTGAGTCTGTGACTAGATGACTGGTCAGACATCCCCAACTCTGATGAACCAGTGGGACAGGAGAGCCTAAAATCAGACTTCAACCACTAACAGCAGACAAGGAATCAAAATGCTGATTGCAGGAGCCCCAtcagttggggaggggagggttctGGGTGAAATTTTAGGGAATGACGAGTTTAAAACAGCTAAACACACTCCTTCTGCAGAACTTCTCTGCCTTTACTATCTACCAGGGAgacatcattttttccccaaactcaaCTACAAAATCTTACTGGGCATCGTCTAAAAATGACACTGTGTAGAATGCTTTGGGAAATGACCGCAGGGAAAGCCCGGGCTCAGGCAGCACAGATACAGTCCCCTGTACCATGGGTTCACGTCCCCGTCTCCCAACTGCTGAGAACAGTCCTGCTGAATACTAGCGGGCATGGTGGGCTGACATGGGGTGGGGAAGGCTATGGACTCAGTCCAGGAAATCTTCAGTGCAAACCTTGTCTATACAATAAAAGGGTAATGCTAGGGGTGCCTGAGAGGCTCAGTAAGTTGAGcgttcactcttggttttggctcaggtcgtgatctcagggtggtgagatcgagccccaagtcgggctccacgctcagcgaggagtctgcttgagatcctgttctctgcccctctccccacttgtgcttgtgctctcgctctccctcaaattacatctttaaaaaagggggggggtaatgtGAATAATGCCTATTTCACAGGCAGCTCTGAGCGCTGAGTAAATGTTTATGGAGCCTCGCCCGGGCCCGGCACTCAACGTCAAACAGCAGCTATTATTAGCCAGTGCCCAGGTGGAAATGACTCCTTGCTTGGCTACGAGCACGAAACCTAGTCAGGTCAATGCCACGATGCTGCAGGGCGAGAGCAGCGCCGCCCAGACAGCGCCTCACCCAGGTGCTGGAGCCCCTTCTGATCCTTGTACAGCCGCGTCACCCTCTCCATCAGCTCCCACTTCTCGCAGCAGCCCTTGTAGTTGACGAAGTTGCGGGCCAGGATCTCCTTCAGCTGCCGCACGGTCAGACCTTCAATGTCCTCCAGGTCGGTCAGGTCAGACAGAGAGGCCCTCCGGCCCGGGACGAAGCTGTCCTCTGAGTCGACAGACTGCAATGGCAACAGTGGGATTGGTGCGCTCAGCTCTCCCTCCCAAGCTGTCTCTCCGAGGACCCCAGAGCACTCACCAGGCCTCGCCCGCGGGGACTGACCGCAagagcaggagcagaagcaggaagagtcCCCGGCACGGCGCTCTGCATTGCCAAGGACACCGTAGTCTCTTCCTGACCTGTGGTTCTGGGCTCAGGCACCGCCAGCCCCCAACCAACCCATCAGCGGGACAAGTAGAAGGGACACCAGTGTGAGTCACATGGCCCTAATTCTGACTCCTCCACAGACTGATGCTAAACCCTATGGAGCAAGTCGCTCACCTCCCTcggcctctctgcccctccacacggGAGACCCAGCAGTCCTACCGCACCGGGTTCCTGGAAAGACTAAATGTAGCAGCACAAGAAACCAGCCAGCACGGTGCCGGcctctccccccccaacccccggaGAGACTTCTGCTTCCCGGTGGAAGAGGCAGATGTCCCTGCGAGCACTCCTCTGTATGCAGCCTTGACCGTGGCTTCGCGGCCCCGCTGGCGGTTCCCTCTGACTGGCCCTACCACGGCTGAGGCCTAACTCCCACTCATCCTTCCTCCTGATTTTCTGACCTCCTTCCCCTGACGATGGCTACTGTGTGccagcagcagaagaaaagaacaagattCGCACAGCAGCACTGGGAGCCTGCCCACGGGCGGCTTACAGAAAGTCAAGAGACTAGAAACTAATGGGCCATGAGGCTCCCTGGTCTCCACTGTGAGCTCACCACTCTGCCCTGACAGCTGGCAGCTCTGAAGGCTAATCTGGAAAGCTAACACTAAGCTCTACCCCTGAACACAAAATTGTAGGGCTGTCATCACACACTGATTCTTCTCCACTTCTGAGTCTGCTGAGAGGGTCCTAATCACAGCCTAATACCACCAGAGAAAGAGCAAACACAAAGGCACAGACCCGAGCAGAGGCCCCACCTGGGTCTCATCCTCAGCAGGTGCTCTGGCCGTGCTCTCCAGGTAGACGGGTTCCTCTTGGTCCTGAGACACATGGCCATTGGCCTGTGGGAAGAGAAAGGTGCCATCACATGCACAGAGATGCCCCAGGGATTCACACAGCGTGGGCCTCTTCCCAGCTCACTCCACATCCAAACATGTTCCCATATCCCCAGGAATCTGGTGTCTCGAACAACAGCATTACGGAAGTCTGCCCCTTAATACTGACTTTGTCAGGCAGAGACACAACGCAAACAGATTTCAACTCTAAAACAAGAAGGTCGCTAATTCCATTCCCCACCAGGATGGCAGGAGCGGCCACTCACCGTCAATGTGGTCTCAGCTTGAACAGTCTGAGCGAGAGGAAGAGCAAAGGTCCATGTCACTGCGGGACTGCTCTCTAACTGCCATCCAGTTTCTCCTGGACACTGAGCCCAGACCGCCCTCCCCGTAACTTCCACCCACTGTCCTGGGCTTTGCCCCTACCAGCAGTGTTCACCGTTTTCTTACAGATTTACCAGCAGTGTTCACCGTTTTCTTACAGATTGTTCATACCATGTCTTCCTGCCTCCATACCACATCTCCCTGGCTTCCTCCCCTGACACAGATGAGACAGTTCTCAGACCCTCACcactctgtccccttcctccatccaGTCACTGCTCTCACATTCTAGAAATGGGCTCCAATTAGCAGCACACGCTATTCCTAAGAACATCTTAAAACCtggtcaaaaattattttaatgcacCTAAGAATCTATTAACCTAGAACTATAAAGACAGATGCCTATGCTTAAAGAGTTTAGAATTCTAGCTTCTCAAAAGGTTTGCCAAACAGTAGCTCAAACTGTGAGCCTCCTCGTCCCATCACCATTTAAGCCATAAACCCCTTCACTAGACCCTGGAGCAAAGATGTGTGTGAGCTCACAGGTCTTTCTGCTAGACTCCAGGGAACACCAATAAAGGGACAGCCCAGGACACCAGTCACCCATGGCCCCGACCACTCATCCCAAGTTAGGATGCCTAACACAGAGCTGGTTAAGAAGAGGCAAATAACAACAATGGGAATGAAAAGTAGAAATCACCACCATCACCCACAATGCCAAGCGGTGAGAAGAGCACACCCACAGCATACATGTACAGGGATGCATCCAACACTGTCTTCGTCAACACCTCCGGTCTCCCCGTAGCTTTACGGAGACGCACCCACCAGTCTCCTGGTGTCACCTTGGAGTTACAAAGTCTCTCCGAGCCTAACCTGTTGCTGAGTAGATGGCTTCTGGACGTCCCTTTTTCCGTAGGAAGAGAAACTCAATCCCCCACTGCAAAGCACGCTcttgtctcttcattttgccCACTGGCTAAATCAACACCGCGAACTCGTATCTGCCCACCATTGTGCTTGCTCCACCCACTCCTTTCCCTAGCAACCACTGCCGGGCACGAGGGGTAAGGGaaagagctggggggggggtgcaggcaCCCGGGGCAGATCTGCATCCTGGGTGCGGGCAGCCTGCACGAGTCACTTGACTTCCCCACGTCTGACTTGACTTCCCCACGTCTGTTCTCCTGGCGTGACAAACGCAGATTTCACCAGGACGGGATGCAAGCTGACACAAAGGGCTCTGAAAGCACCACCGGAAGACCCAGTGAGATCTGGCGCCTGCATGCAACCTGTAGGGGCCGTCTGGAATTTCTGGTTGACGACCGCAAGTTTAGAACCTCCTGCTTTCACTGAAAAACCCACCTGAAAGTTCTTTAGGGAAAAACAATTTCCTCAAGTTACTCTCTGGGCTCCCTATAAACAGAGGAGTGCTCCACCGAGCCGATGGAGAAGTGCGTTCCGGAGACAGAACCCGTCAGCAGAGCGAAGCGGAGGCAGGGCTCACCTCGGGCTGGGAGACAGCACACCCAGCACACCGCAGCCGCCGAGGGAGCTGAGCGAGGTTCCCGCAGGTGAAGTACGCTATTGCCCTGGCCTTTATGCCTCAGTGCCCGCCAGAGCTGAACCAGGGGCCCGGTCCTGGCAAAGGAGGGCTCACAAACCAGAGGCAGCGGCCAGCCACGACGTGCACAACACCAGTGCTAGGGCGGCTGGAAGGAGCTCCCGGCTCTTCAGAGCTGCTGGCACACCAGCCAGTCCTCCCAACAGCCTGGCAGGAGCCCAAGTGCCTGGGATTACGAACCCCATTTCATTGCCGAAGGCTCAAAGTTTGCCCAAGGTGACCAAAGCATCAACAACAGATTGGATGTGGAAACCAGACCTTCTGGGTCCGAATGCCCCAGCTATGGCCCCCAGCCATATGCACAAAAGGGTCACTGAGGCACTGAAATCTACGGGATGCCATCACTCCTCACACACTGGTTACATCTACCAGCCTTCCTCGAACCCAACAGCTGGTTTGCACGTCTAGCTCCCCTCTCACAGGGGCCTTCTGAGGGCACCCGCCATTCTGCACACCCCATGCCTGGTTCGCAGTTTAGCCAGCGGGCTGCTCTTTGCTTACCATTTCTGAGCCCCCTGGACGATGACAAGGCAACTTACCGTTCAACGTCATGCCAACCATGACCTGACCCAAGCAGTGACTGGCCACAGAAGCCGTGATGCgccgccccccaccctcccttcccgcGACATGtgcctttccctctgtgccctgTGATGGTTCTCTACGCGCGAAGGAAGACCGTAGCAAAGGTAAGCAGGAGGCCAGTCTGAACAGAACCAAATTTGGAGAGTTAACAGTGAGTTTTCTCAAAACATCTCTGGAACAggagtgagtttttaaaaaatgattagctGGGATAGGTATgtcttaaaaacatacaaaaaccataaaaatacctGGTACTGTGCACGATCATCGccgaaaaaaaaacaaaacaggagtcTGAGGTTCAGAAAACACTCCCGCATCAGCAGGCAGAAGGGCCTCACATAATCAAGaggccccccgccccgctcccgcCCTGTAGGCAGGGGAGCAAACGGAGCCCGCAGAGCGGCAGAGATGGGCAGGGACCACAAACCGGTGCGTACCTGCTGGCTTTCCTGAGCCTGGGCCGGGGACACAGAGGCGGCTTGTGCGGGCGAAGAGGGGAGGCTCGCCGAGGTAGGAGGTACTGTGCCGGCGTGAGGCGGGGTCAGGAAGGCCTGCTGCTCCGGGAAGTCCGGGGACAAGGTGGGGGCTCGAGTCCTGCCCTCCTGCGAGATTACAGGCTGCTGGCCAAGCACCAAGAGCACCAGCTCCTCTTTCTCCCGGCACATTTCGGTAGAGATGTCGTGGAGGCTGAGATAGTCCCTCAGGTCCTTCACCTTCACCTTCATGAGCTCGTCCCGCTGAAAGCCTGTGGCCCGGACTCGCTGGCAGAGGAGGCAGAGGCGGAGCCCGCTCCCCACTTGGCTCGAACAGGTCATGCAGAAATTTTTCTTGCAGTCCAGGCAGGTCTGCTGCTTAGACCAAGAGGCAGAGGAAACCATGTGAGACTGAGAGCAGGCCAGAGCGGGATGCCGGGCTGCCATGCCTCGCGGGACCCCCCGATCACTCCTATCAGTCCGAAGCTACTTCCTGCATGTCGGGGTGCAAAGGCGACCTTGATTTCAGTTAAACACCACTCAGCGGGGGCAGACCCCCCATACCCACATCCAGGACTACATTTATTATTCCAGTTGAGACCCACTTTATTCATTGCAGGTAGAGAAATAGAGGCTATTAATTATGACGACCAGCTTTAGAACTGAAAAAACCCACATTTTCATGCAGTCTCCCTCGTCCATCTTTTTATGGTGTCACCGTAGGTGTGTAACTTAGCCTCTCTGGCCCTAACGAACAGTACCTACCTCAGGATTGCCGTACAGTTAAGAGACAACGCGTTTAGCGTATGTGACACATGATTCTTCAGTGTTAACTCTTTTCATTATAATTGCTAGGAAACGCAAGCTAATTTtgagagccaggattcaaatcctgaaCTATGATTCTTTCTACTTTATtgctgagaaaagaaagcagacgCAGAAGTACGACGGtggttattattaat comes from the Ailuropoda melanoleuca isolate Jingjing chromosome 13, ASM200744v2, whole genome shotgun sequence genome and includes:
- the RFFL gene encoding E3 ubiquitin-protein ligase rififylin isoform X2, with the protein product MWATCCNWFCLDGQPEEGPPAQGARTQAYSNPGYSSFPSPTGSEPSCKACGTHFANTARKQTCLDCKKNFCMTCSSQVGSGLRLCLLCQRVRATGFQRDELMKVKVKDLRDYLSLHDISTEMCREKEELVLLVLGQQPVISQEGRTRAPTLSPDFPEQQAFLTPPHAGTVPPTSASLPSSPAQAASVSPAQAQESQQANGHVSQDQEEPVYLESTARAPAEDETQSVDSEDSFVPGRRASLSDLTDLEDIEGLTVRQLKEILARNFVNYKGCCEKWELMERVTRLYKDQKGLQHLVCGAEDQNGGVVPPSVEENLCRICMDSPIDCVLLECGHMVTCTKCGKRMNECPICRQYVIRAVHVFRS
- the RFFL gene encoding E3 ubiquitin-protein ligase rififylin isoform X3; this translates as MTCSSQVGSGLRLCLLCQRVRATGFQRDELMKVKVKDLRDYLSLHDISTEMCREKEELVLLVLGQQPVISQEGRTRAPTLSPDFPEQQAFLTPPHAGTVPPTSASLPSSPAQAASVSPAQAQESQQANGHVSQDQEEPVYLESTARAPAEDETQSVDSEDSFVPGRRASLSDLTDLEDIEGLTVRQLKEILARNFVNYKGCCEKWELMERVTRLYKDQKGLQHLVCGAEDQNGGVVPPSVEENLCRICMDSPIDCVLLECGHMVTCTKCGKRMNECPICRQYVIRAVHVFRS
- the RFFL gene encoding E3 ubiquitin-protein ligase rififylin isoform X1, with translation MWATCCNWFCLDGQPEEGPPAQGARTQAYSNPGYSSFPSPTGSEPSCKACGTHFANTARKQTCLDCKKNFCMTCSSQVGSGLRLCLLCQRVRATGFQRDELMKVKVKDLRDYLSLHDISTEMCREKEELVLLVLGQQPVISQEGRTRAPTLSPDFPEQQAFLTPPHAGTVPPTSASLPSSPAQAASVSPAQAQESQQSVDSEDSFVPGRRASLSDLTDLEDIEGLTVRQLKEILARNFVNYKGCCEKWELMERVTRLYKDQKGLQHLVCGAEDQNGGVVPPSVEENLCRICMDSPIDCVLLECGHMVTCTKCGKRMNECPICRQYVIRAVHVFRS